The segment TCATTAAGAAAAATGGCGGAAAATCTGAATAAGATAACTGTCTAGCATTTTCTTAAAAGAACTATATTTTTTGAGAAGTTTCGTGTACAATAATTAACGATGATAAGGGCAAGCAATCATTTTTGATTGCTTACCTATCAGATAAAAATACAATTTTATTTTTAGGAGGAACATATTAAAATGGCAAAAGAAAAATTTGACCGTTCTAAACCCCATGTAAACATCGGTACTATCGGACACGTTGACCATGGTAAAACAACTCTAACAGCTGCTATCACAACTGTATTATCTAAAAAAGGTTTGGCTCAAGCTTCAGCTTATGACCAAATCGATGGAGCTCCAGAAGAACGCGAACGCGGAATCACTATCTCAACAGCTCACGTTGAATATGAAACAGAAAACCGCCACTACGCTCACGTTGACTGCCCAGGACACGCGGACTATGTTAAAAACATGATCACTGGTGCTGCTCAAATGGACGGTGCGATCTTAGTAGTTTCTGCTGCTGATGGTCCTATGCCTCAAACACGTGAACACATCCTATTGTCACGTAACGTTGGTGTTCCTTACATCGTTGTTTTCTTGAACAAAATGGATATGGTTGACGACGAAGAATTATTAGAATTAGTTGAAATGGAAGTACGCGACCTATTGTCTGAATATGGTTTCCCAGGAGACGACACTCCAGTCGTTGCTGGTTCAGCATTGAAAGCTTTAGAAGGCGACCCTTCATACGAAGAAAAAATCTTAGAATTGATGGCTGCAGTTGACGAATATATCCCAACTCCAGAACGTGACCATGACAAACCATTCATGATGCCAGTGGAAGACGTATTCTCAATCACTGGTCGTGGTACAGTTGCTACAGGTCGTGTTGAACGTGGACAAGTTCGCGTTGGTGACGAAGTTGAAATCGTAGGTATCGCTGAAGAAACTGCGAAAACAACTGTTACTGGTGTTGAAATGTTCCGTAAATTATTGGATTACGCTGAAGCTGGAGACAACATCGGCGCATTGCTTCGTGGGGTTTCTCGCGATGACATCCAACGTGGACAAGTATTGGCTAAACCAGGTACAATCACTCCACATACAAAATTTAAAGCAGAAGTTTATGTTTTAACTAAAGAAGAAGGCGGACGTCACACTCCATTCTTCACAAACTACCGCCCACAATTCTACTTCCGTACAACAGACGTAACTGGTGTTGTTGAATTGCCAGAAGGAACTGAAATGGTTATGCCTGGCGATAACGTATCAATGGACGTTGAATTGATCCACCCAATCGCTATCGAAGACGGAACTCGTTTCTCAATTCGTGAAGGCGGACGTACTGTTGGTTCAGGCGTTGTTACAGAAATCATCGGTTAATTTTTGATTAACTGATTTAAAAAGAGCGAGACCCTTGCGGTCTTCGCTCTTTTTTTGTACCATAACTCATTTCAAACAGCGTGCGGTCGATATTGCCGGATGCTGTTTTTTCTATTAATGTATGCAGTAAAAAAGGTAATTTTTAGTACCAACGTTGTGATTCAATGCCCGCTCGTTACTTTGATACCGATGATGCCGACGATCAGCATGGCTACAAATATCCATGTAGCAAACGAAAGATGATCTTTGAATAATACAACCCCTATGATAATGGATCCGACAGCGCCGATTCCTGTCCAGACCGGATAAGAGATGCTCAATGGTATATGTTTGACTGCCAATGCCAAAAAACCGAAGCTGAAGATCATTCCTATGACGGTATATAAGCTATACCAGATATTAGTAAAACCATTGCTCAGCTTCATTGTAGTAGCCCAAACTACTTCAAAGACCCCTCCTAAAAATAAAAAAATCCATGTCATTTCCGATTCCTCCCTCAAAAAAAGGCATCTAGTGAACTCTGCAAAGACCTAATGAGTTCACTAAATGCCTCTATCACCCGGTAGTGATAATTAATGTAATTGATATGTTGTAAAGAAATTCTATCCAATTAAGATTGACTTGTCAATGAAGAGCATTCAAAGAACAGGAACGTAGAAGGACTCAGTGTTTTTTAGTTCGTTTTCTTTGAATTTGAAGCAATTTTTTGCCAATCATTTGTGATATATTCCAGCTGCTTGCAAAAATCCAGCAAGTCTTTGCGATCCATTCGTGTGTAGTTGATCCGCATCGAAGACGTATCATCACTAAAAAGAAAAGAAGGTGCGATCAGAAGCTTTCGATCCAAAAATTTTTGCCAGAAGGAGCGGGTGATGGTATTTCCATGCCAAGACAACCAATAATAAAGTCCGCCATTGATGGGGACAGCGGTCCATTCAGGGGCAAATCTTGCCAATGTTTTAGAAAAATCATCGCTGCGTGTTTTTAATTCTTGAATCAAACGTTGATGTTGTTGCTGATAGTCAGGCGAACGCAATGCCGCAGTAGCCAGTAATTGCGGGAAAATAGTGGTTTCTGCATCTAGCCGTTGTTTCGCATTCGCCAGATTCTCGATCAATGCCTTAGGTGCGATCAGCCAGCCAATTTTGATAGAAGAACCGAAGATCTTTGATAAAGAACCTAGATAGATGACTTGCTGTGGCGCAAGTTCTTTTAATTTTGGCGGCGTTTTAGCAAAAGCAAGCTCGCTGAAAACATCATCCTCAACGATCGGCAAAGTATATTTTTGACAGAGTGCCAAGATTTCTTTTCTTCGCTTCAGGGACATGCTGCGTCCGGTAGGGTTTTGAAAACTGGGATTCAAATAAAGCAGCTTGATTTTTTTTGCTAAAATTTGTTTTTCTAATTTTTCCGGTTGGATGCCTTCCGAATCGCAAGGGATTCCTTCA is part of the Enterococcus mediterraneensis genome and harbors:
- a CDS encoding DMT family transporter encodes the protein MTWIFLFLGGVFEVVWATTMKLSNGFTNIWYSLYTVIGMIFSFGFLALAVKHIPLSISYPVWTGIGAVGSIIIGVVLFKDHLSFATWIFVAMLIVGIIGIKVTSGH
- the tuf gene encoding elongation factor Tu; this translates as MAKEKFDRSKPHVNIGTIGHVDHGKTTLTAAITTVLSKKGLAQASAYDQIDGAPEERERGITISTAHVEYETENRHYAHVDCPGHADYVKNMITGAAQMDGAILVVSAADGPMPQTREHILLSRNVGVPYIVVFLNKMDMVDDEELLELVEMEVRDLLSEYGFPGDDTPVVAGSALKALEGDPSYEEKILELMAAVDEYIPTPERDHDKPFMMPVEDVFSITGRGTVATGRVERGQVRVGDEVEIVGIAEETAKTTVTGVEMFRKLLDYAEAGDNIGALLRGVSRDDIQRGQVLAKPGTITPHTKFKAEVYVLTKEEGGRHTPFFTNYRPQFYFRTTDVTGVVELPEGTEMVMPGDNVSMDVELIHPIAIEDGTRFSIREGGRTVGSGVVTEIIG
- a CDS encoding PLP-dependent aminotransferase family protein, translating into MFMWVLDRSSKLPLFQQIINQIIESIQNGTLSAGDKLPPERKLAEMYGVNRSTVNHALEELVSLGWIVRRQGSGTEVAKGRWGSRQTPDYHWRRLTNLTAPQDPFIEKINELKNTQKTLDLFTGDLPTELIPDFQFPAITWEQVIQEEKKVTKTGYLPLKELIQKNAAKNLGISMDGQDLLITSGSTQGILLLLQTLLQFGDCIATEEPSFLFSLPLFQYLGIRVEGIPCDSEGIQPEKLEKQILAKKIKLLYLNPSFQNPTGRSMSLKRRKEILALCQKYTLPIVEDDVFSELAFAKTPPKLKELAPQQVIYLGSLSKIFGSSIKIGWLIAPKALIENLANAKQRLDAETTIFPQLLATAALRSPDYQQQHQRLIQELKTRSDDFSKTLARFAPEWTAVPINGGLYYWLSWHGNTITRSFWQKFLDRKLLIAPSFLFSDDTSSMRINYTRMDRKDLLDFCKQLEYITNDWQKIASNSKKTN